A region of Veillonellaceae bacterium DNA encodes the following proteins:
- the galU gene encoding UTP--glucose-1-phosphate uridylyltransferase GalU, whose translation MQKIRKAVIPAAGFGTRFLPETKAMPKEMLPIVDKPTIQYIVEEIKASGIEQILIISGHAKRAIEDHFDSSPELEQHLYESGKMDLLKEVRQVASVKIHYTRQQYMRGLGDAILCAKEFMDGEPFGVILGDDVVYSGSGEPALKQLISQYDKTGGTIIGCQLVRPEQVSSYGIINGTPTDNPDLLKVKDMIEKPSIEEAPSRFAALGRYVITPEVFKILEQTKPGKGGEIQLTDALRVMAKNGNVYAYNFKGKRYDTGNKLGYLKATVEFALRRDDIGPEFRQYLKSLLLDNKI comes from the coding sequence ATGCAAAAAATCAGAAAAGCTGTCATTCCGGCAGCAGGATTCGGGACACGCTTCCTTCCGGAAACGAAAGCCATGCCTAAAGAAATGCTTCCTATCGTTGATAAGCCTACCATTCAATATATCGTTGAAGAAATAAAGGCCAGCGGCATTGAACAGATTTTAATCATTTCAGGACATGCCAAAAGAGCTATTGAGGATCATTTTGATTCTTCCCCTGAACTTGAACAGCATCTCTATGAATCCGGAAAGATGGACTTATTGAAAGAAGTCCGTCAGGTTGCTTCTGTCAAAATTCATTACACACGCCAGCAATATATGCGAGGTCTTGGGGACGCGATTCTCTGCGCTAAGGAATTTATGGATGGAGAACCATTTGGTGTCATTTTAGGTGACGATGTTGTCTATAGCGGATCCGGTGAGCCTGCGCTTAAACAATTGATTTCCCAATATGACAAAACAGGCGGAACAATCATCGGCTGCCAGCTCGTACGTCCGGAGCAGGTATCTTCTTATGGCATTATTAACGGAACACCAACGGACAATCCCGATCTCCTCAAAGTTAAGGATATGATTGAAAAGCCTTCCATTGAAGAAGCGCCCAGCAGATTTGCAGCACTGGGCCGTTATGTCATCACCCCTGAGGTTTTCAAAATACTGGAACAGACCAAACCTGGAAAAGGCGGGGAAATTCAATTGACAGATGCCCTGCGTGTCATGGCAAAAAACGGAAACGTCTATGCCTATAACTTTAAAGGAAAGCGCTACGATACCGGGAATAAGCTTGGATATCTAAAGGCAACCGTGGAATTTGCCCTGAGAAGGGACGATATCGGTCCTGAATTCCGTCAATATCTGAAGTCATTGCTCTTGGACAATAAAATTTAA
- a CDS encoding amino acid ABC transporter ATP-binding protein, translating into MYEVKHLQKSFGNVEVLKDINMKIENGEVCTIIGPSGSGKSTLLRCLNLLEKPTGGELWFEGKRVNEKTDVKMLRRDVGMVFQSFNLFPMFTALENVMYAPIHIKKMSKSQAREEGMELLAKVGLENRADYYPGELSGGQQQRVAIARALAMKPKMLLFDEPTSALDPELVGDVLSVMKEVALAGMTMAVVTHEMQFARSVSSHVVFMDQGYIVEEGNPEDIFTHPKEERTQTFLKRLLHADI; encoded by the coding sequence ATATACGAAGTCAAGCACCTGCAAAAATCTTTCGGCAATGTCGAAGTACTTAAGGATATAAATATGAAAATAGAGAACGGGGAAGTTTGTACGATCATAGGACCATCCGGATCCGGAAAAAGTACACTTCTTCGCTGCCTGAATTTACTTGAAAAGCCGACGGGCGGTGAGCTTTGGTTTGAAGGCAAGAGGGTCAATGAAAAGACGGATGTAAAAATGCTGAGAAGAGATGTCGGCATGGTATTCCAGTCATTCAATCTTTTTCCTATGTTTACAGCGCTTGAGAATGTTATGTATGCGCCAATCCATATAAAAAAGATGTCCAAAAGCCAGGCTCGTGAAGAGGGAATGGAACTGTTGGCCAAGGTCGGTCTGGAAAACAGAGCTGATTATTACCCGGGAGAGCTTTCCGGAGGCCAGCAGCAGCGTGTCGCTATTGCACGCGCTCTCGCAATGAAACCGAAGATGCTTTTATTTGATGAACCGACATCCGCATTGGATCCTGAATTGGTAGGGGACGTCCTTTCGGTCATGAAAGAGGTTGCCCTGGCTGGAATGACGATGGCAGTCGTTACCCATGAAATGCAGTTTGCAAGATCCGTTTCCAGCCATGTTGTGTTTATGGATCAGGGGTATATCGTAGAAGAAGGGAATCCGGAGGATATATTTACTCATCCGAAGGAAGAAAGAACGCAGACATTCCTTAAACGGTTGCTGCATGCAGATATATAG
- a CDS encoding amino acid ABC transporter permease — MDLVIDTAVKYNDIFMSGAKITIIISLLSCFFGLLLGIILAFMKISGIKILQAIATVYVEIIRGTPVLVQISLVFFGLPFLGIHFPSFQILGVDFERLSAGVLALIINSGAYECEIVRSGIQSIPKGQLEGAMSLGFSKWESMIRIIIPQAIRNILPVIGNEFVTLIKESSQVSVIGMADLMYTATTIQGISFQPFPPLVIVAVYYFIMTFFVSMCLKVLERRLKVKSVR; from the coding sequence ATGGATTTGGTAATTGATACAGCGGTTAAATATAATGACATCTTTATGTCCGGCGCTAAAATTACGATTATTATTTCATTGCTTTCCTGCTTTTTCGGCCTTTTGCTGGGTATTATTCTTGCATTCATGAAAATCTCCGGCATTAAAATTCTGCAGGCAATTGCTACTGTTTATGTTGAAATTATCAGAGGTACTCCAGTACTCGTACAGATTTCACTCGTGTTCTTCGGGCTTCCGTTCCTTGGGATCCATTTCCCGAGTTTCCAGATCCTGGGTGTTGATTTTGAACGCTTATCGGCGGGTGTATTGGCACTTATTATCAATTCCGGTGCTTATGAATGTGAAATTGTAAGATCAGGAATTCAGTCCATTCCAAAGGGGCAGCTCGAAGGTGCAATGTCACTCGGGTTTTCCAAATGGGAATCAATGATCCGGATTATCATTCCGCAGGCGATTCGTAATATTCTGCCGGTCATCGGAAACGAATTTGTTACACTGATCAAGGAATCCTCCCAGGTTTCCGTCATCGGTATGGCAGATCTGATGTATACGGCAACCACGATTCAGGGAATCAGCTTCCAGCCGTTCCCGCCGCTGGTTATTGTTGCAGTATATTACTTCATCATGACATTCTTCGTATCTATGTGTCTTAAGGTTCTTGAAAGACGTTTAAAGGTTAAGAGCGTCAGATAA
- a CDS encoding MgtC/SapB family protein: MDTLDALFKEWSIWGIGFRLLMATVAGVIIGMDREYKNKGAGVKTHALVCIGAAMAMILNEYVLRNYPASNTDLTRLGAQVISGIGFLGVGTIIVTGRNEVKGLTTAAGLWACAIIGLSAGIGFFEGTIIAQIFVIFVLRVLEPVDKHLRRQAKDFDLYVEFSDIQSIKAFLMDVRKKGVEITNFNVFKEKHGAAALAATMTMKVPHHGEKVKYISYLQTVEGISYVHEI; the protein is encoded by the coding sequence TTGGATACATTAGATGCCCTTTTTAAAGAATGGAGTATTTGGGGAATAGGCTTCCGCCTGCTGATGGCAACCGTGGCTGGCGTTATCATAGGAATGGACAGAGAATATAAAAACAAGGGCGCCGGTGTAAAAACTCATGCGCTTGTCTGTATCGGAGCCGCTATGGCAATGATATTAAATGAGTATGTCTTGAGAAATTATCCTGCGTCCAATACGGATTTGACACGTCTTGGAGCGCAGGTTATCAGCGGTATCGGCTTTCTTGGTGTAGGTACGATTATTGTTACGGGCAGAAATGAAGTCAAAGGGCTGACAACGGCAGCCGGATTGTGGGCATGTGCTATCATAGGACTCTCGGCAGGGATCGGTTTTTTTGAAGGGACTATTATTGCACAGATTTTTGTTATCTTTGTATTAAGAGTGCTGGAGCCCGTAGATAAGCATCTGCGGCGGCAGGCTAAGGATTTTGACCTTTATGTGGAGTTCAGCGATATCCAGTCAATCAAAGCATTTCTGATGGATGTAAGAAAGAAGGGCGTGGAGATCACAAACTTCAATGTATTTAAAGAAAAGCATGGAGCGGCTGCTCTTGCTGCAACTATGACTATGAAGGTGCCGCATCATGGCGAGAAGGTGAAGTATATTTCTTATTTGCAGACCGTTGAGGGAATCTCTTATGTTCATGAAATTTGA
- the thrS gene encoding threonine--tRNA ligase: MVTIHLKDGKEKQFESNVALSEAAKAISNSLGKEAIVAKVDGELTDLRDPIVDGTTVEFFTKKDPEGLFTLRHTAAHVMAQAIQHLYPGVKFAIGPAIDDGFYYDIDSEHVFSQEDFDAIEREMAKISKENIPLVKKVLPRAEALEFFKEKNQDYKVMLIEDLPEDAVISLYEQGDFTDLCAGPHMKATGKVKVFKLMTVAGAYWRGDEHNKMLQRIYATAFFNKEDLEHFLFVRAEAEKRDHRKLGKQLDLFSFHEEGPGFPFFHPKGMVLRNQLMEYERQLFKEFGYVEIMTPVILSKKLWIQSGHWDHYKENMYFTKIDDEDYAIKPMNCPGGILYFKSQQRSYRDLPMRVGEFGLVHRHELHGALHGLFRVRCFTQDDAHIFMTQDQMKDEVIKCMSMYKKMYGVFGLEYHVELSTRPENSMGSDELWEISTNALREAIEIAGVPYQINEGDGAFYGPKLDFHVQDSLGRTWQCGTIQMDMQLPERFDVNYVGEDGNKHRAVMLHRAGYGSLERFIGILIEHYAGAFPTWIAPVQVKVIPVTEKNLEYAKAVADAMSESDIRVEVEEANETLGYKIRKAQMEKVPYMLIVGDKEMKTHTVSIRSRKNGDEGSTPVAMFVANLIREIKTREG; this comes from the coding sequence ATGGTTACAATTCATTTGAAAGATGGAAAGGAAAAGCAGTTTGAAAGCAATGTTGCACTTTCCGAAGCTGCAAAAGCTATTTCCAACAGTTTGGGAAAAGAGGCCATTGTAGCTAAAGTTGATGGCGAATTGACAGATCTTCGTGATCCGATTGTAGATGGAACCACTGTAGAATTCTTCACAAAAAAGGATCCGGAAGGACTTTTCACACTCAGACATACTGCAGCACATGTAATGGCTCAGGCAATTCAGCATTTATATCCAGGCGTAAAATTTGCAATTGGCCCGGCTATTGATGATGGATTCTATTATGATATCGACTCTGAACATGTTTTCAGCCAGGAAGACTTTGATGCCATCGAAAGAGAAATGGCAAAGATCAGCAAGGAAAATATTCCGCTGGTTAAAAAGGTTTTGCCGAGAGCAGAAGCATTGGAATTCTTCAAAGAAAAGAATCAGGACTATAAAGTCATGCTGATTGAAGATCTTCCGGAGGATGCTGTTATTTCCTTGTACGAACAGGGAGATTTCACAGACCTTTGCGCAGGCCCGCATATGAAAGCAACTGGCAAAGTTAAGGTATTTAAGCTGATGACCGTTGCAGGTGCTTACTGGCGAGGCGATGAACATAACAAGATGCTTCAGCGTATTTACGCAACTGCATTCTTCAACAAAGAAGATCTTGAACATTTCCTCTTTGTACGTGCAGAAGCAGAAAAACGTGATCACAGAAAACTCGGAAAACAGCTTGACCTCTTTTCCTTCCACGAAGAAGGTCCTGGTTTCCCGTTCTTCCATCCAAAGGGAATGGTTCTCCGCAATCAGCTGATGGAATATGAAAGACAGCTGTTCAAGGAATTCGGCTATGTTGAAATCATGACACCAGTCATCCTCTCCAAGAAGCTGTGGATCCAGTCCGGCCATTGGGATCATTATAAGGAAAATATGTACTTCACCAAGATTGATGATGAAGACTATGCAATTAAGCCGATGAACTGCCCGGGAGGAATTCTTTACTTCAAGAGCCAGCAGCGTTCCTATCGCGATCTTCCGATGCGCGTCGGTGAATTCGGCCTTGTACACAGACATGAGCTGCACGGAGCCCTTCATGGATTATTCCGCGTCCGCTGCTTCACACAGGATGATGCGCATATCTTCATGACTCAGGATCAGATGAAGGACGAAGTTATCAAGTGCATGTCCATGTATAAGAAGATGTATGGAGTTTTCGGTCTTGAATATCATGTAGAACTGTCCACCCGTCCTGAAAACTCAATGGGCAGTGATGAACTTTGGGAAATTTCGACAAATGCACTTCGTGAAGCCATTGAAATTGCCGGCGTTCCGTATCAGATCAATGAGGGCGACGGTGCATTCTATGGACCTAAGCTGGATTTCCATGTACAGGATTCCCTGGGAAGAACATGGCAGTGCGGCACGATTCAGATGGATATGCAGCTGCCGGAAAGATTTGACGTCAATTATGTCGGCGAAGATGGAAACAAGCATCGCGCTGTCATGCTGCATCGTGCAGGATACGGTTCTCTTGAACGTTTCATCGGCATCCTGATTGAACATTATGCCGGCGCCTTTCCGACCTGGATTGCTCCTGTACAGGTTAAGGTTATCCCGGTAACTGAAAAGAATCTGGAATATGCAAAGGCTGTTGCAGACGCTATGTCCGAATCTGATATCCGTGTAGAAGTCGAAGAAGCCAATGAAACACTCGGATACAAGATCCGCAAGGCACAGATGGAAAAGGTTCCTTATATGCTGATTGTCGGCGACAAGGAAATGAAGACGCATACGGTTTCTATCAGAAGCAGAAAAAATGGTGATGAAGGTTCAACACCAGTTGCGATGTTCGTTGCCAACCTGATTCGTGAAATTAAAACCAGAGAAGGTTGA